TTCCTGCATTAACAATGAGTGATGAAATTGCTAATGAAGGTTTAGATAAATTTGATGAGTTATTTACAAGTTTAGCAAAATAAATTAGTAAAAAAGGGGGAAAAAAGTCGTAAAAAAGATACTAAGGGAAAAAAGTCATAGGGGATATATCTTTTGATATAAAACCTATCATTGAATAAAATAAAATTTAGATAAGGAGAAAGAATGACTAATTTATTTAGAAGATTTAAAAATAAGATAATGGCTACATCAGTAATTGCATTACTTGGTGTTATGGCAATGGTTGATACTGCAAGTGCAGCTCAACATAACTGGAGGTTTTCAAACCTTTATGGTAGAGGAACTGCATTTGGTGATTTATATCAACAATTAGCAAAAGATATTGAAAAAAATACAAATGGTGAAGTAAAAGTTCAAGTATTATTTTCTGGTGAGGGAGTAGGAGCTTCAGAGCTTTTAGGTGCTACTAAATCTGGTCTTATTACTATGGCTGCACCTTTTCAATCAATGCATGCTGGTGAATTACCTGCTGGTGTAGTTGAAATTGGTTTACCAGGTGGTACTGCTGATACTGATAAATTAAATAAACTTTTCCATGAAGATGGTTGGGATAAAATTCTTAAAAAAGCTTATGGTTCTCAAGGTTTAGTATGGTTAGAGCCATATATTCAACCACCAGTATATATTATCACTAAAAAACCTATCAAATCTGTTGCAGATTTCCAAGGTCTTAAAATTAGAGCTCCTGGAGCATATGGTAAATTCTTAAGAAACTTAGGTGCTTCTCCTGTTTCATTAGCTTGGAGTGAAATTTATACAAGTTTAGCTACTGGTGTTATTGATGG
This window of the Arcobacter sp. CECT 8983 genome carries:
- a CDS encoding TRAP transporter substrate-binding protein, whose amino-acid sequence is MTNLFRRFKNKIMATSVIALLGVMAMVDTASAAQHNWRFSNLYGRGTAFGDLYQQLAKDIEKNTNGEVKVQVLFSGEGVGASELLGATKSGLITMAAPFQSMHAGELPAGVVEIGLPGGTADTDKLNKLFHEDGWDKILKKAYGSQGLVWLEPYIQPPVYIITKKPIKSVADFQGLKIRAPGAYGKFLRNLGASPVSLAWSEIYTSLATGVIDGSIGSNMIDHRDGNHVEVAKYMYKLPLAGAQVLPIVVNRNAWNKLNDTQKKGVYDATVAHAKAQLTMSRKWEKEAVAQMEAKGLKWSPEPSEADKKAWHEAGAGLWDEYSKKDRFSKQLIDVLRKQAK